One Babylonia areolata isolate BAREFJ2019XMU chromosome 20, ASM4173473v1, whole genome shotgun sequence DNA segment encodes these proteins:
- the LOC143295345 gene encoding tyrosine-protein kinase SRK3-like produces MKEEDGTIAPQSGGKRRVRALYDFKPQKMGDMRFQKGEVMMLLVNSTHDNWWAVRHADGREGFVPSNYVTLDDTVTSGADDQPVTDDVPPETPDGWEIDPDKLSSKTKVDTWMYGTVWKGKYLGCTDVAIRSQKADCPNTTVPHDEFMEAVDLLKKFRHENLEHVFGVCTKSKPMCLVTEWMSHGSLLKYLRQKKEADIDLPCLIDMAAQVASGMSYLERHGYIHTDLAARSVLVGDNNVVRVTYFGEVRATNEDGEYLPEGAKKVPIKWTALEAVLYGKFSTMSTVWSFGVLLQEMMTRGQVPYPGMTNREALDKVENGYRMAKCPSTPELLYKLQLACWEEEPKKRPTFGFLFNCLSDYSTLTKSVSTSS; encoded by the exons atgaaggaggaggatggaaccATTGCACCCCAGTCAG GGGGCAAGCGAAGGGTGCGGGCGCTGTATGACTTCAAGCCACAGAAGATGGGGGACATGCGGTTCCAGAAAGGGGAGGTAATGATGCTGCTGGTCAACAGCACACACGACAACTGGTGGGCCGTCCGACATGCTGATGGGCGAGAAGGATTTGTCCCGAGCAACTACGTCACCTTGGACGACACTGTCACCA GTGGTGCAGATGACCAGCCTGTCACAGATGATGTGCCTCCAGAAACCCCTGATGGTTGGGAAATCGACCCGGACAAACTGAGCAGCAAGACAAAAGTTGACACCTGGATGTATGGGACAGTCTGGAAAG GAAAGTACCTGGGTTGCACAGATGTGGCCATCAGAAGTCAGAAGGCAGACTGTCCAAATACAACAGTGCCTCATGATGAGTTTATGGAGGCGGTGGACCTGCTGAAGAAATTCCGGCATGAGAATTTGGagcatgtgtttggtgtgtgcacCAAATCCAAGCCCATGTGTTTGGTCACGGAATGGATGAGTCATGGCAGTCTGCTGAAGTACCTGCGACAAAAGAAGGAAGCGGATATTGATCTGCCCTGTCTCATAGACATGGCCGCTCAG gttgccAGCGGAATGTCCTACCTGGAGCGCCATGGATACATCCACACGGACCTGGCGGCACGAAGCGTTCTGGTGGGGGACAACAACGTCGTCAGGGTGACATACTTCGGTGAAGTCCGAGCCACTAACGAAGATGGGGAATACCTCCCTGAAGGAG ctaaGAAAGTACCTATCAAGTGGACAGCATTAGAGGCAGTATTGTATGGAAAGTTCAGCACCATGTCCACAGTGTGGTCATTTGGCGTCCTTCTGCAGGAGATGATGACCCGTGGCCAGGTTCCTTATCCAG gCATGACAAACCGTGAGGCATTGGACAAGGTTGAAAATGGATACCGGATGGCAAAGTGTCCCTCAACTCCGGAACTTCTATACAAGCTGCAGCTTGCTTGTTGGGAAGAAGAGCCCAAGAAACGACCGACGTTTGGCTTCCTGTTCAACTGTTTGTCTGATTACTCCACTCTCACAAAATCTGTCTCCACTTCTTCTTAA